In Ursus arctos isolate Adak ecotype North America unplaced genomic scaffold, UrsArc2.0 scaffold_3, whole genome shotgun sequence, one DNA window encodes the following:
- the HBP1 gene encoding HMG box-containing protein 1 isoform X1 — protein MATGLSEHHNMVWEVKTNQMPNAVQKLLLVMDKRASGMSDSLELLQCNENLPSSPGYNSCDEHMELDDLPELQAVQSDPTQSAIYQLSTDVSHQEYPRPSWNQNTSDISENTYGENEVDWLTELANIATSPQSPLMQCSFYNRSSPVHIIATSKSLHSYARPPPVSSSKSEPAFPHHWKEETPVRHERANSESESGIFCMSSLSDDDDLGWCNSWPSTAWHCFLKGTRLCFHKGSNKEWQDVEDFARTEGCDNEEDLQVGTHKGYGSDGLKLLSHEESVSFGESVLKLTFDPGTVEDGLLTVECKLDHPFYVKNKGWSSFYPSLTVVQHGIPCCEIHIGDVCLPPGHPDAINFDDSGVFDTFKSYDFTPMDSSAVYVLSSMARQRRASLSCGGPGGQDFARSGLSKNCGSPGSSQLSSNPLYAKAVKTHSSGTVSATSPNKCKRPMNAFMLFAKKYRVEYTQMYPGKDNRAISVILGDRWKKMKNEERRMYTLEAKALAEEQKRLNPDCWKRKRTNSGSQQH, from the exons TCGGAGCACCATAACATGGTGTGGGAAGTGAAGACAAATCAGATGCCTAATGCAGTCCAGAAACTCCTGCTGGTGATGGACAAGCGAGCTTCGGGAATGAGTGACTCCCTGGAGTTGCTGCAGTGTAATGAGAACTTGCCATCCTCACCCGGATATAATTCCTGTGATGAGCACATGGAGCTTG atgaccttCCTGAACTTCAGGCTGTTCAGAGTGATCCTACCCAATCTGCCATATACCAGCTAAGTACAGATGTTTCACATCAAGAATATCCAAGACCATCTTGGAACCAAAATACCTCAGACATATCAGAAAATACTTACGGTGAAAATGAGGTGGATTGGCTAACAGAATTAGCAAATATCGCCACCAGCCCACAGAGTCCGCTTATGCAGTGCTCGTTCTACAACAG ATCATCTCCTGTACACATCATAGCTACTAGCAAAAGTTTACATTCCTATGCACGCCCTCCACCCGTGTCCTCTTCTAAGAGCGAGCCAGCCTTCCCTCATCACTGGAAGGAGGAAACACCAGTCAGACACGAAAGG GCAAATAGTGAGTCAGAATCTGGCATTTTCTGCATGTCCTCCCTCTCCGATGATGATGATTTGGGCTGGTGCAATTCCTGGCCTTCAACTGCTTGGCACTGTTTTCTGAAAG gcACACGACTGTGCTTTCATAAGGGAAGCAACAAGGAATGGCAGGACGTTGAAGATTTTGCTAGAACCGAAGGCTGTGATAATGAGGAAGATCTCCAAGTGGGCACTCACAAG GGCTATGGTTCTGATGGTCTAAAGTTGTTATCACATGAAGAAAGTGTATCATTTGGCGAGTCTGTACTGAAGTTGACTTTTGATCCTGGTACAGTGGAAGATGGCTTACTTACTGTAGAGTGTAAGCTGGACCACCCTttctatgttaaaaataaag GTTGGTCGTCATTTTATCCAAGCTTGACTGTGGTGCAGCATGGCATTCCGTGTTGCGAAATTCATATTGGTGATGTATGTCTACCTCCTGGACACCCCGATGCCATTAATTTTGATGATTCAGGTGTTTTTGATACATTTAAAAg ctatgACTTCACACCTATGGATTCTTCTGCAGTCTATGTGTTAAGTAGTATGGCTCGTCAGCGTCGTGCATCTTTGTCTTGTGGAGGGCCTGGAGGTCAAGACTTTGCAAGATCTGGACTCAGTAAAAACTGTGGCTCACCAGGATCATCACAGCTCTCTTCCAATCCCTTGTATGCGAAAGCTGTCAAAACCCACAGCTCAGGGACTGTGAGTGCCACTTCTCCTAACAAGTGCAAAAGACCAATGAATGCCTTCATGCTTTTTGCCAAAAAATACAGAGTTGAATATACTCAGATGTATCCAGGGAAAGATAACAG AGCCATAAGCGTGATCCTCGGGGACAggtggaagaaaatgaagaatgaagaGAGAAGGATGTATACGTTAGAAGCAAAGGCTTTGGCTGAAGAACAAAAACGCCTAAATCCTGACtgttggaaaaggaaaagaaccaatTCA GGCTCGCAGCAACATTAA
- the HBP1 gene encoding HMG box-containing protein 1 isoform X2: protein MVWEVKTNQMPNAVQKLLLVMDKRASGMSDSLELLQCNENLPSSPGYNSCDEHMELDDLPELQAVQSDPTQSAIYQLSTDVSHQEYPRPSWNQNTSDISENTYGENEVDWLTELANIATSPQSPLMQCSFYNRSSPVHIIATSKSLHSYARPPPVSSSKSEPAFPHHWKEETPVRHERANSESESGIFCMSSLSDDDDLGWCNSWPSTAWHCFLKGTRLCFHKGSNKEWQDVEDFARTEGCDNEEDLQVGTHKGYGSDGLKLLSHEESVSFGESVLKLTFDPGTVEDGLLTVECKLDHPFYVKNKGWSSFYPSLTVVQHGIPCCEIHIGDVCLPPGHPDAINFDDSGVFDTFKSYDFTPMDSSAVYVLSSMARQRRASLSCGGPGGQDFARSGLSKNCGSPGSSQLSSNPLYAKAVKTHSSGTVSATSPNKCKRPMNAFMLFAKKYRVEYTQMYPGKDNRAISVILGDRWKKMKNEERRMYTLEAKALAEEQKRLNPDCWKRKRTNSGSQQH, encoded by the exons ATGGTGTGGGAAGTGAAGACAAATCAGATGCCTAATGCAGTCCAGAAACTCCTGCTGGTGATGGACAAGCGAGCTTCGGGAATGAGTGACTCCCTGGAGTTGCTGCAGTGTAATGAGAACTTGCCATCCTCACCCGGATATAATTCCTGTGATGAGCACATGGAGCTTG atgaccttCCTGAACTTCAGGCTGTTCAGAGTGATCCTACCCAATCTGCCATATACCAGCTAAGTACAGATGTTTCACATCAAGAATATCCAAGACCATCTTGGAACCAAAATACCTCAGACATATCAGAAAATACTTACGGTGAAAATGAGGTGGATTGGCTAACAGAATTAGCAAATATCGCCACCAGCCCACAGAGTCCGCTTATGCAGTGCTCGTTCTACAACAG ATCATCTCCTGTACACATCATAGCTACTAGCAAAAGTTTACATTCCTATGCACGCCCTCCACCCGTGTCCTCTTCTAAGAGCGAGCCAGCCTTCCCTCATCACTGGAAGGAGGAAACACCAGTCAGACACGAAAGG GCAAATAGTGAGTCAGAATCTGGCATTTTCTGCATGTCCTCCCTCTCCGATGATGATGATTTGGGCTGGTGCAATTCCTGGCCTTCAACTGCTTGGCACTGTTTTCTGAAAG gcACACGACTGTGCTTTCATAAGGGAAGCAACAAGGAATGGCAGGACGTTGAAGATTTTGCTAGAACCGAAGGCTGTGATAATGAGGAAGATCTCCAAGTGGGCACTCACAAG GGCTATGGTTCTGATGGTCTAAAGTTGTTATCACATGAAGAAAGTGTATCATTTGGCGAGTCTGTACTGAAGTTGACTTTTGATCCTGGTACAGTGGAAGATGGCTTACTTACTGTAGAGTGTAAGCTGGACCACCCTttctatgttaaaaataaag GTTGGTCGTCATTTTATCCAAGCTTGACTGTGGTGCAGCATGGCATTCCGTGTTGCGAAATTCATATTGGTGATGTATGTCTACCTCCTGGACACCCCGATGCCATTAATTTTGATGATTCAGGTGTTTTTGATACATTTAAAAg ctatgACTTCACACCTATGGATTCTTCTGCAGTCTATGTGTTAAGTAGTATGGCTCGTCAGCGTCGTGCATCTTTGTCTTGTGGAGGGCCTGGAGGTCAAGACTTTGCAAGATCTGGACTCAGTAAAAACTGTGGCTCACCAGGATCATCACAGCTCTCTTCCAATCCCTTGTATGCGAAAGCTGTCAAAACCCACAGCTCAGGGACTGTGAGTGCCACTTCTCCTAACAAGTGCAAAAGACCAATGAATGCCTTCATGCTTTTTGCCAAAAAATACAGAGTTGAATATACTCAGATGTATCCAGGGAAAGATAACAG AGCCATAAGCGTGATCCTCGGGGACAggtggaagaaaatgaagaatgaagaGAGAAGGATGTATACGTTAGAAGCAAAGGCTTTGGCTGAAGAACAAAAACGCCTAAATCCTGACtgttggaaaaggaaaagaaccaatTCA GGCTCGCAGCAACATTAA